In the Dolichospermum flos-aquae CCAP 1403/13F genome, CAGATACGAATACTGATGAACTTACTCCCCAAGATTGGCAAAATTTATTTCAACGTTGGCAAGAATGGTTACAAGCTTTAGATTTAGGTAAATTCCAACCTGCTTGGACAGAAAATGGATATACGGTGATGGGTTGGGGTGGAGTTGCACCCACAAAGAATATCCAAGAGTTACTTTACCGTTATTATTCTGATCAACTGAATGAACAGTTATTTGGGCAACTGCGTCATCAGTTAAGTCAGAAATTATTGAATATTTTGGGTAAATTACGCACCAAAGCGAAAACTTTTAGCGATCGCCTGCAACAATCAGATCAAGCTGAAGAATATCGTCAAAAAGCTGACTTATTAATGGCTAACCTGCACCATTGGCAACCGGGAATGCAGGAAATTATTCTACCAGATTTTGAAACCGAACAGCCAATTGCGATCGCTCTTTTGCCCGATAAAAACGCCGTCCAAAATGCCCAAAAGCTTTATAAACAGCACCAAAAACTCAAACGCGCCCGTGCGGCTGTTGAACCGCTACTATTTGCAGTTCAAGCAGAAATTGACTATCTCGAACAAGTAGAAGCCGCAATTTCGCAAATAGACAAATACCAAAATCCAGAAGATTTACAAGCCTTAGAAGAAATCCGTGATGAACTCATTGGGCAAAAATATCTAGAAAACTTAGAATATCGCAGCCGTAGCAGCAACGACACTCCCGGCACTAATTTTCATCGTTACCGCAGTCCGAGTGGCTTTGAAGTCCTCATTGGTCGCAATAATATTCAAAATGATCAACTGACATTCCGTGTCGCTGGAGACTATGATTTGTGGTTTCACGCCCAAGAAATACCAGGGAGTCATGTTCTCCTGCGTCTAGAACCGGGTACAGTGGCGGAAGAAGCTGATTTACAATTTACAGCCAATCTAGCAGGTTATTTCAGTCGCGCCCGTCAAAGTGACCAAGTACCAGTAGTTTACACCCAACTCAAGCACGTCTACAAACCCAAAGGTGCAAAACCAGGACTTGTGGTTTATAAACAAGAAACGATTATTTGGGGGAAACCGCAATTGGTCAGTTGTCAGTAGGGGCGAAGCATTTGGAAGATAAATTATCGATCATTGCCAAAAATAGTTCTCCAAATGCTTCGCCCGTACAGTTGTTAGTAGGGGCGAAGCATTTGGAAGATAAATTATCGGTCATTGCCAAAAATAGTTCTCCAAATGCTTCGCCCGTACAGTTGTTATTGGGAAGAAATATTCCCCCTGCCTCCTGCCTCCTGCCTCCTGCCCCCTGTTCCCTCATCTTTCCTTGAACAGAAAACTTACTCATCGAAAGACAGATATTTTTTGAGATATTTTCATGAAAAAATTGTACTGCCTGTTACAATCTTGTTAAGAAAAGTTGCCCGTTGAATTTTGGGAACGCGCAATTTGGTTTTGACTCTACTGAGAAGACAACTCGAACAACGTTTTTTCGCTGACCAGCCTGTGGGAGGGCTGGTTTTTTTGTTACCTGAAAAACTTAGAAGCTGAAGGTAGTTCTTAAAGCACCAATCACCACATTATCATTGTTATCATTGTGATCTGGGGCTGTTAGCCAAATCACAGCAGGAGTAAGGGTGATATTGTCGCTGAGTTTGTATTGATAAAATCCCTCAATGTGATAAGAGGTATTTGGATCTTTCGTAACTCCAACAACGTTAGAACTTGTGACTTTTGGTTCCATACCAACTATGACACCAGCCAAATTACCTTTTTTACCCAAATCAGGGAAACCAAGGGTAACAGCATAGTTAAAAGTGTCAACTTCTCCCTTTGTCGTCAAAACCTTACTATTGGTATAACCAGCCCAACCACCAAGAACAAACTTCTTGCTAATACCTAGAGATGCTTGAACACCATAGGAATTGCTGGAAAAATTTTCACCCGAAGCGACGACACCAGAAGTTGCTGCATTACTACCAGTGAGTAATGGTTGATTGTAGGAATTGATATAAGTTAAACCAAGAGAAATGCGATCGCTTGGCTTGACAGTTAACTGCGCTAAAGCACCATAATTCCCATCAAACAAGCCATTTCCAGGGGTAGGGTCATTAGCCGTACTACTTAAATAGCCTAAACTGAGGGCTAACTTATCGCCAAACTGGTGGTTAACTGCTATACCTTCATCGCCCAGTTGTCCATAAATTGGGTTTCTTGTGCCAAAAGTAGACACAGCCCCAAAAGCACCATCACCATCAAACAGGTTAACTGTACTGGTAACATCGTCTGCTGCACCACCAGTAGCAATTAGTTTTACTTGTGTATTCTTGCTAACAGGAAAGGTATATGATAGAGTTGCTATGGAAAAATTGTTACTAGGATTGCTACTAGCAAAAAACAAGTTTCCTTCTGGAGTATTAATATTGGGACTATTAATATTATTACTTTCCAGTCTGGCAAGAAGTGTGTCTTTGCCTGTAAAACTGCTGACAAACTCCAATCGTGTTCTCGCAGCTAAAGTAGTATTTTTCCCAGGAATATCCGCACCATTGACCTTTTTATTTGTCAAAACATCACTAACAACTGCCACAACCTGCCCTTGTAGCTTAGTGGTGGTAGAAAATTGATTAGCTTCCAATTCAGCAGTTTTGGCTTCTACTGTATCTACACGCCCCCGGAGGGTGACTAATTCTCCTGAAAAGTCCTTTTGCAACTTTTGGATTGTTGCTAAATCTTGCTTTGATACTAAATCACTGGTAGCAGTAGCAATTAATTCATTGACTCGATCTAAACAGGCATTTAAACCAGCCGCAAATTCGTATCGTGACAACGCCCGATTACCCCGAAAAGTCCCGTTAGGATAACCTGCAATACATCCATAGCGTTCTACCAATGATTGTAAAGCCTGAAATGCCCAATCATTAGGTTGAACATCGGATAACTGAGATACGGAAGTAACTTGAGATACTGTCTCTTCTTGGCTATTATTAACTTGTTGTTCTGAATTAGTTGCTGGTACTGGTAATGCTTCTGCCCTTGCAACAACATTCATACATAATATGCCACTCACAACTGTTGAACTAGCAATTAGATAAGTCCAGAATTTTTGCATTTTTCCTCACACCCGTGTTTAAAGTTGATAATGCTACACTTGAATTAGTACAGCTATTAATAGTGATCTTTAATATACTACAGTCCTAAGTTAAGTTGATCACAATAAAAAGTTAAGAAATCCTTATCAACTGGAAATATCCTCAGTATACAGCAGTATTACCTGAAATTTCCAAATATTCTGTAATTCTTGATACAGTAGCATTTTTTGATGACTTATATGAGAATGGATCTCATTATAAGATATAATGCCAATGAAGTTTTATTGTCAACCTCAAACCATGAGAAGTTCTAGAGAAGTTAAAATAGATAGAAAAACCAGAAATTTTTTACCGCTGATTACCTTAATAATTTTGTCAGCAGTTTATGGATGTAACAATCCTAACAGTAGGGAGGTTGTAAAAACGGAACCAGCCCCAGTCCAAAAATCACCAAAAACTAAAGTAGTTACCACATTTTTACCAGTTTATTTGTTTACTAAAGCAGTAGCCGGAGATGTAGCAGATGTAGAAATTTTAGTTAAGCCTGGCACGGAAATACACGAATATCAAGGGACACCAGCAAACGTAAAAGCGATCGCTACAGCGAAGATATTAGTCAAAAATGGTTTAGGCTTAGAGGAGTTTTTGGCAGATACAATTAAAAATGCCGGAAATTCCCAATTAGTGGAAATTGATGCTAGTAAAGGTATTCAAGCTATTAATAAAATTTCCCCCATAGATAAAACACCAACAGGAGAACATGATCATGATCACGAACACCAATTTGGAAATCCTCATGTTTGGCTAGATCCAGTTTTAGCAAAACAGCAAATCATCAATATTCGAGATGGTTTAATTATCGCAGATCCGGTCAATAAAGTCAAATATCAGACCAATGCAGCGGCATATATTCAGAAATTAGATAATTTAAATAATGAATTTCAGCAGACTATTAAACAAACACCAAACTGCACCTTTATCACCTTTCATGATGCTTTTCCCTATCTTGCCAAACGTTATAACATTAAACAATTAGCAGTAGTAGAAATTCCTGAAAAGCAACTTTCCCCAACAGACGTGCAAAAAGTGGTGAATACAGTCAAAAAATACCAAGTTAAAGCCCTATTTAGCGAACCAGGGTTAGATAACAAATTACTCACCAGCATTTCCCAGGATTTGGGGTTAACTGTGCGGACTTTGGATTCTTTAGAAACGGGTGATACCAATCCAGAGTATTATTTTAAGGCAATGAAAACCAATTTGGAGAGTTTAGCCGCTGGATGCAAGTAGCAGGAAAATTCAAATCTCATTATTTCCCATCTATCACGATAAATTATTGGCATCTCAAATCCTAAATTCCATGACTGACGAACAAGCAGAATTTACATTACCAATATTAAAAGTTTCTGGGTTAACAGTCTACCAAAGTAGTTATTTAGCTGTGCGAGATGTTTCCTTTGAATTATTAGCAGGAACAGATACAGCTATAGTTGGTCCAAATGGGGCTGGGAAAAGTACCTTAATCAAAGCTATCTTAGATTTAATTCCCCGAAATGCGGGAACAATTGAAGTTTTTGGTCGCCCAATTTCCAGACTAGGAAATTTGCGGAATCAGTTGGGATATATGCCACAAAATTTTATTTTTGATCGCAGTTTTCCAATTTCAGTTAGTGAATTGGTGGCTTTAGGAATAGGGAATAGAAAACATTCATTTTTCTCAAAATTTTGGCAACAAAACCGGGAAACATCAGCAGCAGTCACCGCAGCTTTACACCGTACTGATGCTTATCGCTTGCGAAATCAGGCTATTGGCACTCTGAGCGGTGGTCAACTCAAACGGGTATTATTAGCTTATTGTTTGGTAACACGGCGAAAATTGTTAGTATTGGATGAAGCTTTTGCCGGGGTAGATGTCCAAGGAACAACGGATTTTTATGCTTTGTTAAATGAATTAAAACGAGAAGAGAATTGGACAGTGTTGCAAGTATCCCACGATATTGATATGGTAAGCCGTCATTGCGATCGCGTCATCTGTCTAAATCAAACTCTTGTCTGTTCTGGTAAACCGGAAATAGCCCTTTCCCCACAAAATCTTTTAGCTACTTATGGACCAGGTTTTAGTCGCTATGAACATCATCATTAGGGAATTGGTAATTGGTAATTGGTAATTGGTAATTGGTAATTGGTAATAAACTATTCTTCTTCCTTCTTTCTTCTTTGTTCTTTCTTCTTTGTTCTTTCTTCTTTGTTCTTTCTTCTTTGTTCTTTCTTCTTTGTTCTTTCTTCTTTGTTCTTTCTTCTTTGTTCTTTCTTCTTTGTTCTTTCTTCTTTGTTCTTTGTTCTTTGTTCTTTGTTCTTTGTTCTTTGTTCTTTCTTCTTTCTTCTTTCTTCTTTCTTCTTCCTCCTGAACTCCTGACTCCTGAACTCCTGACTCCTGACTCCTGACTCCTCTTATATGACCATTAACTATCATGATTTGCTGAATTTATTACAATTTCCCTTTATGCAGCGTGCCATTATGGGTGCTGTGTTAATGGGCATTTTAGGCGGTTTATTGGGTAGTTTTGTTACTTTACGACAATTATCCTTTTTTAGTCATGCCGTTGGTCATGCAGCATTGGTAGGTGTGGCGTTAGGGGTGTTACTCAACACTAATCCTACTTGGATGTTACTCCCTTTTACTTTAATTTTTGGGGTTGTTGTTCTCTACCTAATTGATAAGACTGATTTGGCTAGTGATAGCGTTCTCAGTATAGTGCTATCTGGGGCGTTAGCAATTGGTGTAATTCTCACCAGTTTTATTAAAGGATATCGCGGTAACTTAATGGGGGTACTATTTGGCGATATTTTGGCTATAGATAACACAGATTTAATTTTGACGCTATTGGTACTTGTGGGTAGTAGCTTTTTTTTATTATCAACTCTGCCACAACAGATTCTATTAACTCTTAATCCCGATGTTGCTCAAGTCCAAGGCGTACCTGTGCAATTGTATCGTTATGGATTCGTTGTTTTGCTTTCCCTCGCTGTAGCTGTGGCGATTAAAGCGGTTGGTGTGTTATTAGTAAATGCGTTTTTAGTGATTCCGGCTGCTACAGCCAAACTTATGAGTCACCATTTCAGCCGCTTTCTGATTCTATCGGTGGTTGTCGGCTGTAGCAGTAGTATCGCAGGAATGATGGTTTCTGGGTTATTTAATCTAGCTTCTGGTCCGAGTATTGTTTTTGTGCAGTTTCTGGTATTTGTGACTGTGTTTACCTGGGTGAAGTTGACAATGAAGGTTAGCTAAAATTATTTTAAATAACCCCTTGACTTATCTTTTTTTCTATGCTAAATTCAATATCGGTGGTGAAGCAAAAGCCCCCTGCCGGGATAGCTCAGTTGGTAGAGCAGTGGACTGAAAATCCACGTGTCACGAGTTCAAGTCTCGTTCCTGGCATTAATTAGAATAGCTAAAATCCTTGTTAATCAAGGTATTTGGATAACTCCTGCTGGAATTAAGTAAATTTCTAGCGGGAGTTTTTGTATTTTTGGGTTTGACTACGAATTGACTATGATGATATAGAGCAGAGGAGAAATGATAGTCAAAAGGACGGAAGGAATATGGTAATGAAGGTGGAACAGAAAGCATCTAAAGGTTCAGTCGGTGTCGAAACGTTCCAAGACAGACTCAAACTGCGTTTACCATGTCACTTATTTGGGGGGAAACAAAAGTATCTCACTTTGGGAATGTCAGATACATCAGAAAATCGTAAGCTTGCTGAGGCTAAAGCTAAACAGATAGAATCAGATATTGCATTTGAACGCTTTGACCCGACCTTAGCTAAATATAAACCTCAAATTCATTTAACCCTTGTTGCTCCCACAGAAAGTCAACAACTACCAATATTAATTGAGTTATGGGATAAGTACACAACTTATAAGTCTAAAACTTTGAGTATAACGACTATTAATAAGGATTTCAAGAAAACTAGAAACCATATTGCCAGTTTACCAACTCATAAGCTTTCAGAAGCGGTAATAATCAGAGATTTCTTGCTAGAGAAATTAACACCAAATGCAACAAAGCGTGTTTTAACACAATTAAAAGCTTGTTGTGATTGGGCAACAGATTGTGAGTTGATTAGTAATAACCCATTTATAGGGATGTCACAGAAGGTAAGAGTAGCTGTGAAAGATGAAGATGAAACAATCAACCCATTTAATAAAGGTGAGCAAGAACAGATTATTGCAGCTTTTGAGAGGAATATGTACTACAATCACTACACAAATTATGTTAGATTTCTGTTTATGACGGGTTGTAGGACTTCTGAAGCTATAGGGTTAAGTTGGGGTCACATCAATAGTAATCTAACGTTAATTACTTTCAGTGAAGCAGTTGTAGAAGGTAATCGTAAAGATACCAAAACTCATAAGAGCCGTAAATTCCCTATTAATCAATCACTCAAAGAGTTGTTACTTTCCATTAAACCAAGTAATCCTAATGCAGATACACCAGTCTTTAAAGCTCCCAAGGGCGGTTTAATTGATGCTCATAACTTCCTTAATCGAGCCTGGAAAACTGTATTATCTGAGTTAAATGTTCCTTACCGTCCCCAGTACCATACACGACATACGTTTATCACAAATTGCTTAGAAACTGGTGTGAGTGTGGTACAGGTTGCTAAATGGGTAGGTAATTCACCTGAAATAATTATGAAACATTACGCAGGTACAATAAGACAGGTTCAAGTTCCTGAGTTTTAACTGCAATTATCAGACTGCCAATAGTTTACGATCCTACTCATTACTTAATCTGCTACTTGCCACGATGTAATAATGATTCGACTATGAAGATGAATGACTATCAGTCATTCCACTCAAAATAGTTAGCATTGATGAAAAATATCACTCAAAAACACACAAAGTCAACAGCCTATTTCCGAGGTGAGTATCGGGATATGTGAAGAAAGTTGTTGAGGAATTGCGCTTTGTAACTATTTTGGATAACTCTGAGGCATATTCCTTTAGACTAGGTTTCCATAGGAATATCAAAACATTGAAAATGGAGACTAGGACAAATGCCTACGGTAAATTTATGTTGCCATGAGTTTGTAGTTGCTATTTCCTCCGTCGCTTGTATTGTCGGTCTATGGTTACTCAAGAATCACAATCAAGCTATAGATGATTTTCAAGAAACAGAACAAAGTCTTTTAACAATGAGCTTTGCTTACTGGTTAGTGTATTGCATCGCCTTTGGGATGGAAAAAGTATTTTTATTCAATTGGGAAGCTGTAATTATAACTTTGAGAATTACTACAGCTTTGTCATATTTCTTAACATTTTCTTGTATCTTGAGTTTGCCGTTACATAAATTTGCAGTTCATAAAATTGAAGAATAATCAAAAGTCAAGGTTAGAACTATATTTAGCTCCAACCTTGCTATTGTAAATTCATAATTTAGGCAATTCTCATAGCAATAGCGATAGCGAAGCGCTCCGTAGGAATCGCACCTTCGAGTTGTTCCTGGAGTAAAGTTGTGAGGATAAATACCTCTTGCACAGTTTTGCCTTGACGAGCAATGATTTTATAACCACCGCGAATGGGTACAGACACACGCAACTGCATTTTTGGTGCATGACCTCTAGCTCTACCAATCACCGCAGGTGTCACCGTCCCAATACCATCCTCTCGACACAAACGTTCTAAAATAGGAATTAGACCGGGAATATGGGTAGAGTGATTCCAAACTAGCCTACCATCGGTGGGTTTAGACATAATGATTAGGCTGCTTCCAGGGGAGCCATTGTCAACCCAGCCCGACGGAGTTGTTGGTGGTATAATTCCGCTTGTTCTTGGGGTCCTGTCCAGACAATTGCTTGTCCTTCATGGTGGACTTGATTAGTGAGATCCCAAGCGAGATCCCCCGACATTCCCGGAATATACTTCATTAAACACTCAGCTACGTGCTGGAAAGTATTGAAATCATCATTCAATACAATTACCTTGTAATTAGGATAGGTTTTCCGAGTCACTTGATTAACTCGGTCAGGTGTCACAGTCGGTGCTGAAACCATACTGTACACATCTGCAAGTCTTGTCACCATAGAAAAATCAGCCAAAAATGACGTTGTACAAACTGACATTACAAATAACTAGTTTAATCCATTGCTGACTGAGTTAGTAGTCAGACACAAGCCGATAATGTGTAAAAATATTAATTTATATCTATGAAGTAATTGACATTTTACCTTTTAAGAACTTCCTATATGAGATATAGAATACAATTGAACTAAGAACATATAAACCTATAATAGGTGCGAAAATGAACACCTTTCTCCTCTATACAAGCGACTTTCATGCTTGGACTCAAGAACAGGTTAATTTACTCAAAACTCAACAATGGGATACATTAGATACTGTCAACCTAATTGAAGAATTAGAAACCTTGGGAAGAAAAGAAAGACAAGAATTTAGAAATAGATTAGCTGTGTTACTAGGACATTTATTAAAATGGCAATTTCAAGCACAAAAACGGAGTAGTAGTTGGTTGAGTACAATTCGAGAACAACGGATTCAAATCAAACTACTTTTACAAGATAGTCCCAGTTTAAAACTTTATTTAGAAGAAGTATTTCTCACCGCTTACGAATTAGGTTTAGCATTGGCAATGAGAGAAACCCAATTAGGTCAACAGGTATTTCCCGAAATATGTCCTTACACTTGTGAACAAACCCTCAATTCTGAATTTCTACCAGATTAAGCTTTATTTAGATACCCGACTTCTTGGAGAAGTCGGGTATCTTTTACCTACCACCAATCGTCCCAATTTTCGTTAAAAATAGAAGTATCAGGAAAAGCCGTAGGATTCCCATTTGCTTCCAACAGCTTTCTTAGAATTTGTAATTGTGGTTCTTGTTTAGGTAAATTATCAACCAATTGATAGGGTGCAATTCCTTGTTTGAGTGCAAAACTAGCCACAGTTCCCGCAGCAGCGCCAGAAGACCATTCAAAGGAATGAACTCGATAAGCAGCAGCCGCAATATGACTTGTAGCAATACTTTTTCCTCCTACCAATAAATTATCAATTTTTTGGGGAATCATTGCCCGTAGGGCAATTTGGAAAGGATAAGCTTGTCCTGCACCGCGTCTTTCTCCAGCACGTTCCTTATTACCAGGTGCTTCTACTGGACTTTTTGCCATACATGGATGAAAATCTATGGCATAATGACCAATACCCACAGCATCAGGGTAAATTGTGGAACGAGTTCTTCGCATAGCTTTTTCTGGGGAAATTCCCCCCCTAATTACAGATGTTGCTTCCAAACCTGATACAGTTGCTTTTAAACTGCGATACATATTTGCTGGCAGAGTTTTCTGATAATATTGATCATTATAATTACGACGAGAAATATCAACTTCCCAAATGCCAAAACCCTCTGGTTGTCCCCAACTAGGACGGCCAATAATCCGTCTTCCTTCTCTCATGTAGGGGTATTTAGATAACCCATGAACTGTCCCCATTGGCGAATCTAAACCTGTTAAGAAACGGATATTTGTTTGCGGTTGTTTCACACCATTACCTAGTTGAGAATCTGTAGTTCCTGCATATAACCAATAAAAAAAAGAAAATGCCTTTTCTTCAGCTTTACGCAGGGTTTCTGTGCGTAGTCCTCCTTGCCAACCTCCAGGTTTTAGCTGTCCAGAATTTTCTAATTGTTGACGAGTATAAATGAGATTATCTGCGGCTGTTCCCGGACGGTAATCATTTCCCCAAGTCCAGTTTTGCATGGAAATATCCCCTGGTGTGGGTGCAGTAAACTTCACCCCATTAAATGTAGTTGGTTGTCCTTTTTGGGGACTCCAAATTCGCCGATAGGTAAAGACTAAATCAAAGTTTGCTAATCGTTTTAATTCATAACTAAAATATGGTGAATATTGTAAATAAAATGGGGGCATTGTTTGTTGCTGCGCTGCTTTTGTTGCCTCCATTGCAAAGGTATAAGTGAAACCTTGGGTACAGTAAGGATCATTTGTAGTGCTAGAAGATGAAGGTTCAAGATAGGAACGGGCATCAATTCCTAGACGATAGGGAACATCTGCTAAAGCGATAATTTCCCCGGTTTCACTTGCGTCTATAATGTACCATTTTCCTGGGTTATTTTGAGATTGTTTGGGGAGAAACTGAATAATAGTTTTACTCAAACGAGATGAGTTTTTATAACTATAAGCATCTTCAATGGTTTGAGATAAGGTATTAGTATTTAGAGGTGGTTGATTTTTTGCTGGTTGATGTTGAATTGCTATGGCGTTATTAATAATTTTGCCATCTTTGCTAATTTGTAGATCTTTAATTACCGTATTGGGAAACCATTGTAATTTTCCTTTACCTTTTTTTTGGGCATCTTTGAGCATTTGTGTCATGATATTGTGGGCATCACGAGGCAGAAAGCAGGAGTCACTCACCCAACAATCACCAGGGTTAAGTTTGCCATATTTGCGTTCAATACGGTTTCTTAATTCGGAATAACCGCGAGAATAGAATTGTTTATCTCGTTGAGTTGGTCTTTCGTCTAATGCAGATGTTCCTTGAGCAGAAATTTGTCCCCCTAACCAGTCGGTTATTTCTGTTAAACAAACTGTGCGTCCTGCAAGTAAACCTTCATAAGCTGTAGCGACTCCTGAGAGTCCACCACCCACAACGAGAAGCTCACAGTTAACGATTTTATCTGGGATACGTGGAGGGGTAGCGGTGACGGCATAAGGGATGAGAACGGTGGTAAATAGGCTGAAGCTGATGAACGTTTGCAAACGTTTTTTGTATCTACGGTTCATAGAAGAGGGATAGAGTGGAGTTGAAACCGAATAAGTTATGAAATTAAGGATTTTAGAAGTTTTAGGACTCCAAAATCCCCAATTCCTTGATAATATATGAAACTAACGCAATGCCGGCGGTAATCGTGGTCTACCTGTAGTAATTGCATAGTTAATTACTAACAATTGTAACCATAATCCTGGAAAGCGATTTTCTAACCAAGATTGATTCCATTTCAAAAATTGCGGCAACCATATTCCCAAAATAACACTGATGAAAGCATGACGAGCAAAGCTGACATAATTCCCAACCCAACGGCATAAATCTCGCCAACCAGCTAATTGCCAAATCCACAATAATAAAGCCGGATTTTTCATAGCTGCTTTCAAAGCTAGACGGTTAAAAGTGAACCAATCACAACGGTCTTTAATGAAATTATCAGTTACTTCTGGGGTTTCATCTGTTAATAAGCCAAAGAAAGTATTCAGCATCGAATTTATCATTTGGGGGGCGATAAATCTGCCCGTGGGAACCATCATTCCCTTAGAAAACAACCACATTACAGCCACATTGCTTTGGTAAGCTCGAATTTTATTTAAGTGCTGCTGACTCAATAAATCATGTTTAAGGGCAATATTTAACAGAGTAGTTAATCGGTCTAAATTGCGGACTAAAGAACCAAAACCAGTAAAAACTAGCGGAGATTGCAAAGAAGCAGCATCACCAATGGCAATTAATCTATCAACTGCAATTGTGCGATCGCTACTATCTGCGCTAAAATGTCCTGGGATATAGCCAAAAGTTGGTTTCCTCCAGACTAATTTATCTAGATCACAACGCCGATATTCTGGCAAAATTGTGAAAAAGTCCTCATACATTTCCAACAAAGAACCAGGATTCTCTTCATTTACCTCATGATAGTGAAATAGGTAAATTGTTAATTCTTCACCAACACCAGGAAACAACTCCCAAATTAACTGTCTACCTCTCGAAATATCCCCATGACTGTAAAGAACATCCCCATATTCAGAATCCCAAACCCCAGGCTCAAAGCCCTTTTCAATCACTGCTCCCACCGTTGGACACACACTATCAAAAGCCCGACCACCATTTAATTGCCAAGCAATTGGTGAAGCCGTTCCCATTGCGTCTATCAATAAACGTCCACTCACCTGCTGTTCATTACCAGTAGGCAAATGTTTGACGTTAATCGTAACTTGTGTAGGACTAATATTCACTTGGGAAAACTCAGTTTCATCCCAAATATCACCACCGGCAGCTTGAAGTTTTTGCCCACATAATGCCAGTAACCTTTCTGAATCTAAAGCTATATTTAGGACTGTGGGAGTATGGAGAACAGAGGATTTCAAATTAGAGGGATTATTACCATCAAAAAACTTATTAAAACCGTCTTTATATTCCCTAGAAATAATTTCTGCTAATTCAGCATTGGTGAGCAAACCCAAATTTATTAAACTTTGGATTTCATCACGGGAAATATTCCATTCTCGGTTCATTTTACCAAAAGGTAATCTTTCCACCAACAGCACCTTATAGCCCAATTTAGCCATGACTGCGGCATGAATTGACCCCAAAGCACCACCAATATAAATGAGGTCATACTGAGGACTAGCAGCAGGGGAGAGGA is a window encoding:
- a CDS encoding DUF2103 domain-containing protein, which translates into the protein MSKPTDGRLVWNHSTHIPGLIPILERLCREDGIGTVTPAVIGRARGHAPKMQLRVSVPIRGGYKIIARQGKTVQEVFILTTLLQEQLEGAIPTERFAIAIAMRIA
- a CDS encoding FAD-dependent oxidoreductase — encoded protein: MNRRYKKRLQTFISFSLFTTVLIPYAVTATPPRIPDKIVNCELLVVGGGLSGVATAYEGLLAGRTVCLTEITDWLGGQISAQGTSALDERPTQRDKQFYSRGYSELRNRIERKYGKLNPGDCWVSDSCFLPRDAHNIMTQMLKDAQKKGKGKLQWFPNTVIKDLQISKDGKIINNAIAIQHQPAKNQPPLNTNTLSQTIEDAYSYKNSSRLSKTIIQFLPKQSQNNPGKWYIIDASETGEIIALADVPYRLGIDARSYLEPSSSSTTNDPYCTQGFTYTFAMEATKAAQQQTMPPFYLQYSPYFSYELKRLANFDLVFTYRRIWSPQKGQPTTFNGVKFTAPTPGDISMQNWTWGNDYRPGTAADNLIYTRQQLENSGQLKPGGWQGGLRTETLRKAEEKAFSFFYWLYAGTTDSQLGNGVKQPQTNIRFLTGLDSPMGTVHGLSKYPYMREGRRIIGRPSWGQPEGFGIWEVDISRRNYNDQYYQKTLPANMYRSLKATVSGLEATSVIRGGISPEKAMRRTRSTIYPDAVGIGHYAIDFHPCMAKSPVEAPGNKERAGERRGAGQAYPFQIALRAMIPQKIDNLLVGGKSIATSHIAAAAYRVHSFEWSSGAAAGTVASFALKQGIAPYQLVDNLPKQEPQLQILRKLLEANGNPTAFPDTSIFNENWDDWW
- a CDS encoding tyrosine-type recombinase/integrase: MKVEQKASKGSVGVETFQDRLKLRLPCHLFGGKQKYLTLGMSDTSENRKLAEAKAKQIESDIAFERFDPTLAKYKPQIHLTLVAPTESQQLPILIELWDKYTTYKSKTLSITTINKDFKKTRNHIASLPTHKLSEAVIIRDFLLEKLTPNATKRVLTQLKACCDWATDCELISNNPFIGMSQKVRVAVKDEDETINPFNKGEQEQIIAAFERNMYYNHYTNYVRFLFMTGCRTSEAIGLSWGHINSNLTLITFSEAVVEGNRKDTKTHKSRKFPINQSLKELLLSIKPSNPNADTPVFKAPKGGLIDAHNFLNRAWKTVLSELNVPYRPQYHTRHTFITNCLETGVSVVQVAKWVGNSPEIIMKHYAGTIRQVQVPEF
- a CDS encoding DUF29 domain-containing protein; translation: MNTFLLYTSDFHAWTQEQVNLLKTQQWDTLDTVNLIEELETLGRKERQEFRNRLAVLLGHLLKWQFQAQKRSSSWLSTIREQRIQIKLLLQDSPSLKLYLEEVFLTAYELGLALAMRETQLGQQVFPEICPYTCEQTLNSEFLPD
- the clpS gene encoding ATP-dependent Clp protease adapter ClpS — translated: MVTRLADVYSMVSAPTVTPDRVNQVTRKTYPNYKVIVLNDDFNTFQHVAECLMKYIPGMSGDLAWDLTNQVHHEGQAIVWTGPQEQAELYHQQLRRAGLTMAPLEAA
- a CDS encoding NAD(P)/FAD-dependent oxidoreductase, translated to MQELLYLEIPTPDTVSVSKWLQTDFVVENSQKFITPDGFRLGSAAKSTIANSVELSVFVWSVQRTTYLKVFRWGDKPFPQERRILQSLTRKIRSRFPNCYPEPPVIDPQKSIFAELEPYYPLTVKYFQKMPNGEYDLKRAYWWEQRWREGVRNPQKPRQVVFYQGNSQEISPILSPAASPQYDLIYIGGALGSIHAAVMAKLGYKVLLVERLPFGKMNREWNISRDEIQSLINLGLLTNAELAEIISREYKDGFNKFFDGNNPSNLKSSVLHTPTVLNIALDSERLLALCGQKLQAAGGDIWDETEFSQVNISPTQVTINVKHLPTGNEQQVSGRLLIDAMGTASPIAWQLNGGRAFDSVCPTVGAVIEKGFEPGVWDSEYGDVLYSHGDISRGRQLIWELFPGVGEELTIYLFHYHEVNEENPGSLLEMYEDFFTILPEYRRCDLDKLVWRKPTFGYIPGHFSADSSDRTIAVDRLIAIGDAASLQSPLVFTGFGSLVRNLDRLTTLLNIALKHDLLSQQHLNKIRAYQSNVAVMWLFSKGMMVPTGRFIAPQMINSMLNTFFGLLTDETPEVTDNFIKDRCDWFTFNRLALKAAMKNPALLLWIWQLAGWRDLCRWVGNYVSFARHAFISVILGIWLPQFLKWNQSWLENRFPGLWLQLLVINYAITTGRPRLPPALR